A window of the Lactuca sativa cultivar Salinas chromosome 5, Lsat_Salinas_v11, whole genome shotgun sequence genome harbors these coding sequences:
- the LOC111878083 gene encoding uncharacterized protein LOC111878083 has product MSSGAAIKAWLVVASIGTVEALKDQGVARWNGPLKALHHHAKTKIVSSYNKSISDGSIRSLFVGAESSSSLSAAEAAGKYSSKKTKAERMKKVMDMNCFGPNTVRF; this is encoded by the coding sequence ATGAGCAGTGGGGCTGCGATAAAAGCTTGGTTGGTGGTGGCAAGCATCGGTACAGTTGAGGCGCTTAAAGATCAAGGTGTAGCAAGATGGAATGGCCCTCTCAAGGCACTTCACCATCATGCGAAAACGAAGATTGTTTCTTCTTATAATAAATCGATTTCTGATGGGTCTATCAGATCCCTCTTTGTTGGTGCGGAGTCGTCTTCTTCATTGTCGGCGGCAGAAGCGGCTGGTAAATACAGTTCGAAGAAAACAAAAGCAGAACGAATGAAGAAGGTTATGGATATGAACTGTTTTGGCCCCAATACTGttagattttag